Genomic window (Candidatus Dadabacteria bacterium):
AATGTTTCTAATCAACGTTATAAAATATACGTAATTCACTTAAACTGACAAGGGAAAATTAAAAAATTTTAAAACAGCAAAAAAAAGCGGGCAGGGCGCCCGTGCGCCGTGCCCGCTTCGTGTTTTCTGCAGGGTGCAGACGGCTTCTACATCATGCCGCCCATGCCCATCGGTCCGCCAGGAGGCATTGCACCAGCGCCGCCCCCATCCTCTTTCGTAACGTCGACTACCAGCGCCTCGGTGGTAAGCAGAAGACCCGCGACGCTTGCCGCGTTCTGCATGGCCGTCCTGGTCACCTTCGCGGGATCGAGAATACCGGCCTTTATGAGGTCCGTGTACTCAAGCTTCGCGGCGTCAAAGCCGTGTGAGCCCTTCTGGTTTACTACCTTCTCTACCACTATGGAACCGTCCCATCCGGCGTTAGAGGCTATTCCCCGAAGGGGCTCCTCAAGCGCTCTCTTCACGATGTTGACTCCCGCCTGCTCCTCGGGGTCAGCACCGTCGTACTTATTGACCGCGGCGATGGCCCTTATGAAGGCCACGCCTCCGCCTGGAACTATTCCTTCCTCGACGGCGGCCCGGGTAGCGTTAAGGGCGTCCTCAACCCTGTCCTTTTTCTCTTTCATCTCGGTCTCGGTAGCGGCCCCTACCCTGATCACGGCCACGCCTCCGGCGAGCTTGGCGAGGCGCTCCTGGAGCTTCTCGCGGTCATACTCGCCGCTTGCTATCCCTATCTGGCTCTTGATCTGGTTTATGCGGCCCTCTATTGACGCCCTAGTGCCGGAACCTCCGACGACCGTGGTGTCGTCGCGGTCTATGACGACTCTCTTCGCCTGTCCGAGATCGGTTATCTTGGCGCTCTCAAGTTTCATGCCGGCCTCTTCTGATATCACCTGTCCGCCCGTTAAAACGGCTATGTCCTCGATCATGGCCTTTCTGCGGTCCCCGAATCCCGGGGCCTTTATGGCCGCGACCTTGAGCGTTCCCCTGATTTTGTTAACAACCAGAGTCGCAAGGGCCTCTCCCTCAACGTCCTCTGCGATTATCAAAAGGGGCTTGGTGCTTCTCGCCACTTCCTCAAGAAGCGGGAGAAGGTCCTTCATGTTGGCTATTTTCTTGTCAAAAAGCAGGATGAGCGGATCATCAAGCTCAACCGTCATCTTC
Coding sequences:
- the groL gene encoding chaperonin GroEL, which codes for MAKDLLFDTEAREKILEGVNKLAAAVKATLGPRGRNVLIEKTFGAPVVTKDGVSVAKEIEIEDKFENMGAQMVKEVASKTSDVAGDGTTTATILAQAIYREGIKLVAAGHDPMKLKRGIDQSVEVVTASIRKSSKQVKGRTEIAQVATVSANGDQNVGSIIADAMEKVGKDGVITVEEGRSLDTELDVVEGMQFDRGYLSPYFVTEPEKMTVELDDPLILLFDKKIANMKDLLPLLEEVARSTKPLLIIAEDVEGEALATLVVNKIRGTLKVAAIKAPGFGDRRKAMIEDIAVLTGGQVISEEAGMKLESAKITDLGQAKRVVIDRDDTTVVGGSGTRASIEGRINQIKSQIGIASGEYDREKLQERLAKLAGGVAVIRVGAATETEMKEKKDRVEDALNATRAAVEEGIVPGGGVAFIRAIAAVNKYDGADPEEQAGVNIVKRALEEPLRGIASNAGWDGSIVVEKVVNQKGSHGFDAAKLEYTDLIKAGILDPAKVTRTAMQNAASVAGLLLTTEALVVDVTKEDGGGAGAMPPGGPMGMGGMM